CAACAGGCGCAGGATGGCAGCGGCGAGCTGCGACGGCTCTCTGGGTGGCACGAGAAGACCGGTCTCGCCGTCTTGGACCAGGTCCGGGACGCCGCCGGCCCGGGTGGCGACGACGGGCACGCCGAGGACCTGCGCGTCCATGATGGAGGTACAGAGCCCCTCCAGGGTCGACGACAAAACGAAGCAATCGAAGAGAGAGAGGATCTGCAAGGCATCGTCGCGGAAACCCGTCAACGTGACCTGTGCCGAAAGGCCGAGCTCGCGCACCAGCGCTTCGAGTCGCGGGCGTTCGGAACCTTCGCCGACGAGGAGGAACCGCGCTTCAGGCAAGTCATCGGCCACGAGGCGCGCCGCCCGGACGAAATCCACCTGCGCTTTGTGCGGTGCGAGCGCCGCCACATTGCCAATGACCGCGGCGCCACTCCCGAGGCCGAGTTCCCGGCGGAGTCTCGTCGTCTCGCCGAGCTGCCGGTGACGGGCGAGATCGATGCCGCTCGGGACCATGGCGATGCGCTCGGGTGCCACCCCGCACTGGACGAGGACATCGCGCACGCCGGTCGAGATCGCCAGATAGAGGTCGGCCCCGTAGCGGTACTTGAGCGCGCTCGGGCCGCGTCGGGCGAAGGGGAAATCGACGCGCCGGCTCACCACCAGGAAGGGCGGGCGGCGGCGCTGCAACCGGGAAAAGGCGAGGGCGAGGAAGGCGACGCCGTGGGCGTGCGAGGCGTGACAGTGCACGAGAGCGAAACGGCCGCGCCGGAAATAGTCCCGCAAGCGCCGGGCAGCGACGAGGTCCATACCGCCGCGGATGGGCAAAGGCAAGCAGGGGACGCCGATCTCGGCGGCGCGGCGGGTGATGGCGGCGTCGGGCGGCGCGGCGAGCTCGACCTCTGCCTCGCCTGCCTCGCGCAGTCCACGCATGAGAAGGAGGAGCTGATTCTCGCCGCCGCGCCAGGTCGTTTCCGAGTCGACCATGAGCACGCGGAAGCCTGCCGACATGGTTCCTCGGCTCATGCGCACCGTGTTCGAGACGCCAGGAGCCTCACTTCGCCACCAGAACCTTCTTCGTTACGA
The sequence above is drawn from the Candidatus Krumholzibacteriia bacterium genome and encodes:
- a CDS encoding glycosyltransferase, whose amino-acid sequence is MSAGFRVLMVDSETTWRGGENQLLLLMRGLREAGEAEVELAAPPDAAITRRAAEIGVPCLPLPIRGGMDLVAARRLRDYFRRGRFALVHCHASHAHGVAFLALAFSRLQRRRPPFLVVSRRVDFPFARRGPSALKYRYGADLYLAISTGVRDVLVQCGVAPERIAMVPSGIDLARHRQLGETTRLRRELGLGSGAAVIGNVAALAPHKAQVDFVRAARLVADDLPEARFLLVGEGSERPRLEALVRELGLSAQVTLTGFRDDALQILSLFDCFVLSSTLEGLCTSIMDAQVLGVPVVATRAGGVPDLVQDGETGLLVPPREPSQLAAAILRLLRNPTLRSRCVAAARARSEQYGYQHMVQGTLAAYRGLLVAR